ATTTCTTGTGCCACACTGCTCAGAGTTGGCCCGATCCGCTcgttcaacatttttttaaccCAACTTTTCCACGTGCTTACCACATGTCCACAGGTAAGTTTCCCATATACAAAATGATGGTGCATCACGTGGATTGAGACCATGGTTATGATATATAGCTCAATTGGTCAAAGACATAGCATTAACTCAAAGTATTCCATTCaaactaataatttttcttttaatttagcattactcaaagtTAAAGGTTCTGTTTGGCAAAGGTTTTGGGTATTTTTACTACagcataaattaatttatatgatgttacaaaaaaaaataaaaaatttatatgaagaaaaaaagtaataatatttaatatgaaaaagtaaaaaaatttattttatcgtaattttttatttgaataataataaaatgtaattgatataatataaaaaagaaatgatataatttattttatttttaaccattttttaactATCTCTATAATAAATAGGTgatatcatcattgaatttatacATAGAATTCACATCAgtccaaaaaatttaatgattaatatgttaaatttgtaaaataagatgaaaaaaatattaacataaatCATTGCTCgatataaaaagtttaaatgttgagagattgaatttttttttatttttttttataagactATTCATAAAAATACTATGAATCATTGCTCAATCTCTCAATCACCTTTTGAGAGATTAAATCATtgctcaaatttttattttttattttttgggttccATTAAAGTCTTTTTTGCCAAAAAGGCTCGAAAGATGACAGCTATAGAGCAATTTATTTAACTCCACACAAACACCAcaccccacccccccaaaaaaaaaaaaaaggtcatcaTCACACAATCACCATCTGAGATTCTGAGGCCAAGGCATCTCAAGATATGGtttcaaaaacaataaaattacacACCAAGAATATACAGTAATTCAACTAGTAATGTTGGACAGTGACGTTGCACCGGATAACCGAGTATTGGGCAGGAATGTCCAAGAAATATGTCTCGAAAGTAGCATAACCTCTAGCAAACCGGAATTTTCCCGTTCCGGCGACCACCGAAACCTCTCTAACAGCCTCAAATTTCTTGCTAATACCTTGCAATTGTATGGTGCTTCCGTTGTACTCCTTATTTGTGAACACTATCGACACCATAACATGCGAATTCAACCCGTCCAACCCCGCCGTCACGTACATCCCCTGTGCCTGCCCAACTCTGGCTGAATTCCGATCTGGGGTTTTGGTGATGTTGTCGTCGGTGACATAGAGGGTTCCGAACTGGGCAAATGTCCAAGCCTTGCCGGCAATACCTGCAACTGGGACGGCCGTGGCATTGGCGGCGCCGAAGGCCGAGATGTCTTGCAAGTATAAGGATAGCTTCGTTTCTTTGAGGTCCGTACCTTCGACTAAATATATGGTCATCGCTGCAACCAATACTAACAATAAATTGGGAAGTGCCATGGGAGATGGCCGGAGATGCTGGTCGGCCAGCTAATCAAGCAACCAAGAACTAGGCTTCCGTTATTTTGTGGTTGGTATGTAATGTGTTATATATTGTCTCTATTTATAATAACgagtgattattttttattattattatcattttatttttctgcaggGAAAATACTAAAAGCGCGCATTCACGCGCCAAAGGCTACTTTGGCTGGCCATGATTAACTCTTTTAATCTAAAAATTGATATGagttgctaaaaaaaaatttacttttttacttcTGGTAATGACTTTGAAatgtaagtaatttaaaaacgaaaaatatttagttaaagtgaatagttaaaataaaaatgtaatgtTTGCGctttaaaaaagttgtaatagaaaatattagtttttaactggatattttttttaaaaaagaaaattgcctAGCCATTTTAAAGAGAAAGGGTTGGTTGCATTCTTTTGTAATCTCAATACAAGGTAGGCAGTGAAAATCAACTGTCAGGGTGGTTAAAGTAGTATTTACTCGGTTTGAGACtcagagtaatgttagaagaaTGATTAGAGTTCTCCTTAATTGTGTCCTTCCGAGTCCCAAATatgaagtgacttttaaaatgagtAATGCGAAggattatctttttatctttctaaatttgatgtaattggtgattttgaaagtcatatcaactttataaagataaaaagatgatctttagtattattcaatttttttttgtttaacatTAATCTTCGAGGTTAAAAAACCCTTGGGCAATCTCAGCCTTTCAACCAAACTACTGTTTGATTTACCACGTGGAAGCCTTGTCTTGAAAAAATCAGCAACGTACGCTATAAGataatgaaaaacaaagaattttatattatcttatgGTGTTGTCAAACAACTTGTTTCAAGCCATAAAGCTATATATTGTATTATTAGCTTTTACTCTTCGTTCTTGAAAGTGCGACCTTAATGAAGTTAGTTGCTATAGTCTAATTCTAAGAAGTTGCGTGTCACAAGATTCAATTGCACCAAGTTATATACTACAgaaggcacgaatcaacctttaaggacaatgCTCTTACGTGATTTTATAGCATTGTGTGATCTTTCTATATTCCacctttcatttattttaatttatttattctattgttaattttcatatttatattattctatttcaataaaaattttgtgcaacatccaaaattatttccaacatagTCTAACCATAATTAAGACAGAATTCTACCATGACTAAGATATACAACATCATGATAATATTCTTAAGGCACAGCTGCTGACCAAATTTGCAATGATGATTCGAGTAACCTacttgcaatatatatatatatatatcatgtaattttttttttcccaatgtGCAAAGCATTGAATTTGattatacttatattatatgagCATTGATAAACTGCACACATAAACGCCCTATTGGATAAAACAATCGAACTTTGGCAAACAAATCTTTTCCTAATTATCTGCAATCTtcttctttattaattgttatcAATCATGTTGGTCGTGGGACTAGTTCACATTATACTTTATTCTTGGAACAGATCTACATACCAAACCCACTGAGCAAGATATTCACCGAATCCGGCCGTGGGTATACTATTCctataattttgaataaattatacTTTTCTCTATCAAACCATCACCTTATTTATAATTCTCCTATTAATATTAGGATAAAGTTTCCCTTCAAATTAGATtgaaagaatttccttcaacctgatctataaaagtgacatgtatctcTTGAACATGTAaaatgcacatgtttttttaatagcatgtacaaagttgaaataaattttattgaaaacttatgtgcatttcacatgttattaatattatattttaaattgatttgaTTGAATTTTGAGTCTTAATTTAAAAAGATTTATTGCAATATCTTCTCCATttaaatcaaacaataaatttGGAACAAGAATTCCTACAATTGGAGCGTCCGAATTGCAGATACTACAGAGCCACCTATCTCAAATAGGAGCAGGTGGACCTGTCCCCAataggtagttcaatcggctgggaccacgcctaacgaagtggaggtcactaggtTGAATCCCCCTCACCCTCTTatacggacatgtcaaaaaaaaaaaaaaaaaaaaaagagcaggTGGACCCATGATCTTTCTCTATGAAATGTCTGAGTTACAatatctcttattttattttttacaaatttactattaaatttggaaACTTATATGTGGTCTTACATATTGAATGGTAAGTTTGTCCATTTCTTATATAGAGATAGGTAAAAGATGAAAACCAAATTACCTTCGATTAGATCAGTTTTTCATTAAGGATTCATAACTTGAGTTCTTCTCCTATTTTACTCAATCCTTGATagaatcttgaattttttttttttttttttttttttcagaaaagttgttaattgtgtttaatttatttgtctttgCGATTCCAATGCGCCACGTTGCATCAAATCAATAGTAACctaggaattaaaaaaaacaagcacCATTTTATTCAAGTTCACAAACTCACAACTTACAAACCGGAAAGCCGTTGAAATGGCTACACAACCTCTCTCAAGTAAGAGGGAGTCCTCTTGAAGTAATCTTTGCAGTTCATTTTCAATGATGTTTCCATTAAGCGTTGCCTCCACCAACCTGGAATCcctcctattttttttattttattttatttttatatggaacTAACCTAGGGACAATGGATACTATATTCCATGGATTCTGCTGCGCTGAAGGTGAAGTAAGCGAAGGAGAAACGGGAACAACTAAGTAATGATATGATTCTGAAATCCAAGAATTATTGGTTCCAAGGAattgtttttcctttatatCATTAATAGAACTGCATTAAACCACGTATGGCTTTATTCAACAACCTCATTCAttcttgtcaattttttttgcttcaaCAAAGTATGAAAATTGACGTGCGCGGGTTCTGCAGCCAAAGCAAAACTATGAAATTTAAAGTAATAGAAatgtcattttgttttctgttattATAAGTAAGATTCACATGGGTGAAGGTACGAGTCTTAAAGACTTAATGGTTAGAATAATgttagggaccatctttttatccttctaaagcTGATATGATGGTccttagcattactctaatgattaattttaccaaaacatgaataaaagataaataagaGAATATGAAATAGCAAGTCCTTAATTTCACGTATGGCCATGTGTTAACTGTTAAGCATTGGGTCcaagaattaaataaattatatgataaaaaaagtattaaataaaatataatctcATAAGGTTTAAGTGAATTAATTTCAAACGTTTGCTTGTAGAGACGTACTGGTCGCATATATTGGACGTACATCAAAATATATAGTCTATCCTTTCCTTCAACaaacaccattaaaaaaaaacttgattaaTTACAATAGTCTGTATCCTATTGTAAACTTGAGTTTTGTTTAATGCATTTCTcttcataattaattaaaaaaacaaaaacaaaaataaaaaacacaacaacaacaacacaacTTTTCCACTTGCTTACATTATAAGGTAAATTTACGATATTCAAAATTTGGGCCCCATCAATATTTTCCACTAGTAATGCTGCACTGTCACGTTGCACCGAATAACAGCGTGGTGGGTAGCAACATGGTAGGAATATGTCTCAAAGGTAGCATAGCCCCTAGCAAACCGGAATTTCCCTGTCCCAGCCACCACTGAAACCTCTTTAACAACCTCAAATTCCTTGCTAACTCCTTGTATTTCCAAGGTGCTTCCACTGTATTCCTTATTTGTGAACACAATTGATATCATCACATGTGAATTCAGCCCGTCCAATCCCGCTATCACATACATGCCTTGTGCACGGCCAA
This window of the Corylus avellana chromosome ca5, CavTom2PMs-1.0 genome carries:
- the LOC132183401 gene encoding dirigent protein 2-like; protein product: MALPNLLLVLVAAMTIYLVEGTDLKETKLSLYLQDISAFGAANATAVPVAGIAGKAWTFAQFGTLYVTDDNITKTPDRNSARVGQAQGMYVTAGLDGLNSHVMVSIVFTNKEYNGSTIQLQGISKKFEAVREVSVVAGTGKFRFARGYATFETYFLDIPAQYSVIRCNVTVQHY